CCGGCGAGCCACTCCGCCTGGCCCCGGTCGGTGGCGAAGGTCGCGAGGACGAACTTGCCGTCGAAGTCGCCGTCCTTGTTGGTGCACAGGGCCTGCCGGATGGTGTCCGCGTCCGTCTGCATGTCCGGCTTGCAGCCGACCTCGCCCGCGATGTGCTCCAGCGTCCCGGTCGCCGTCTTCGGAACGGCGGCCTCGGCGTCGTCGCCCGAGCCGCAGCCGGTCAGCAGCAGCAGGGCGGCGACCGTGCCGGCCGCGCTCCCCGCAAGGCTCTTCCTCGTCAAACTCATCCGTACCTCCGCGTCCATTCCGGCGACGTGAACTCGCCAGCTCCGTGCGCACCGTTGTTCACGGACGGTCGCCCAGTTAGCGTGCCGCCACTGTCGACACAGGGGGCACACAGACATGAACAGTCCGTCGCGACGCACGGTGCTGGGCTCGGCCGGTGTCATCGGCCTCGGAACCTACCTGCAGTGGTCGGCCCCGGCCCACGCCGCAGAGAGCCCCGGCGAGGGCCCCGTCTTCGATACGGCTCCCGCGCGCTCCGCGCTCAATCGGCTGCTGCCCGGCCACGCCGGACAGTTCCGGCTCAGTCTGCTCGACCGCAGCGGCACCGTCGACCGTTTCCGGGTCACGGGCACCACCGGGAGCATCCGGGTCCAGGCCACGACTCCCGCCACCCTGCTCATGGGCGTCCACTGGTACCTCAAGTACGTCTGCGGGGCGCACCTCGCCTGGAACGGCAGCCAGCTCGACCTGCCGAAGCGCCTGCCCGCGCCGGCCCGCCCCCTGGAGAGATCCACCGCCCTCCCCCACCGCTTCGCGCTCAACGACACCAACGACGGCTACACCGCCCCGTACGCGGACTGGCCGTACTGGGAGCACCAGATCGACCTGCTGGCGGCGCACGGCTGCAACGAGGTGCTGGTCATCGCGGGGATGGAGGCCGTCTACCACCGGCTGCTGAAGGACTTCGGCTACTCCGACGAGGAGTCCCGGGCCTGGCTGCCCGCGCCCTCGCACCAGCCCTGGTGGCTGCTGCAGAACCTCTCCGGCTACGGCGGCCCCCTCTCCCCCGAGCTGATCGCCCGCCGGGCCGCCCTGGGCCGGCGGATCGCCGACCGGCTGCGCGAACTGGGCATGTCGCCGGTGCTGCCCGGCTACTACGGGCATGTGCCCAAGGAGTTCGTCCAGCGCAACGGCGGTGACGCGCACGTCGTCCCGCAGGGCATCTGGCACGGCTTCGAACGCCCCGACTGGCTCGACCCGCGCACCGACACCTTCGCCCGGGTCGCCGCCTCCTTCTACGGCCACCTCCAGGACGTGTACGGCGAGGCGTCCCTCTTCAAGATGGACCTGCTGCACGAGGGCGGCACCGCGGGCGACGTGCCGGTGCCGGACGCCGCGCAGGGCGTGGAGCGCGCCCTCCAGAAGGCCCGTCCGGGCGCCACCTGGGTGATCCTTGGCTGGCAGGAGAACCCGCTGCCCGAACTCCTGGACGCCATCGACCGGTCGAAGATGCTGATCGTGGACGGGGTGTCCGACCGCTACAGCAGCGTCACGAACCGCGAGCGCGACTGGGGCGGCACCCCGTACTGCTTCGGCACAATCCCCAACTTCGGCGGCCGGACGACCATCGGGGCCCGCGCGCACCTGTGGAACGACAAGTTCTTCGCCTGGCGGGACAAGGCCGACAGCGCGCTCGTCGGTACGGCGTTCATGCCGGAGGCCACCGACCGCGACCCGGCGGCCTTCGAGCTCTTCTCCGAACTGGCCTGGACACCGAAGAAGATCGACCGGGCCGCCTGGTTCTCCTCGTACGCCGACTTCCGCTACGGCGGCCGCGACGAGGGTGCCCGCAAGGCGTGGCGGGCGCTGCACGACACCGCCTACCAGCAGCGGGCCGTGGAGCGCAGCGACCCGCACGACTCGCTCTTCTGCGCCCGCCCCGACCTGGCGGCGGACCGGGCCGCCGAGTACGCGCCGAGGACCCTGACGTACGACCCGGGCCGCTTCGACGCGGCGCTCGCGGGCCTGCTGGGCGTGGCGAGCGGGCTGCGCCGCAGCCCGGCGTACCGGTACGACGTGGTGGACGTGGCCCGGCAGGCGCTCGCGCACCGGAGCCGGCAGTACCTGCCGCAGCTGCGGGCGGCCTACCGGCGGGGCGATCTCGCGACGTTCCGTGCCCTGTCCACGCTCTGGCTGCGGCTGATGCGCTTGTCGGACGAGGTGACGGGGACGAACTCGGCGTTCCTGCTCGGGCCGTGGGTGAACGACGCGCGGGCGATGGCCACGAACGACGCCGAGCGGGCGGAGTTCGAGCGGACGGCGAAGGTGCTGATCACGGTGTGGGGCGGGCGGGCCACGTCCGACACGGGGAATCTGCACGAGTACGGCAACCGGGAGTGGAACGGTCTCATGGCCGACTTCTATGT
This genomic stretch from Streptomyces deccanensis harbors:
- a CDS encoding alpha-N-acetylglucosaminidase, translating into MNSPSRRTVLGSAGVIGLGTYLQWSAPAHAAESPGEGPVFDTAPARSALNRLLPGHAGQFRLSLLDRSGTVDRFRVTGTTGSIRVQATTPATLLMGVHWYLKYVCGAHLAWNGSQLDLPKRLPAPARPLERSTALPHRFALNDTNDGYTAPYADWPYWEHQIDLLAAHGCNEVLVIAGMEAVYHRLLKDFGYSDEESRAWLPAPSHQPWWLLQNLSGYGGPLSPELIARRAALGRRIADRLRELGMSPVLPGYYGHVPKEFVQRNGGDAHVVPQGIWHGFERPDWLDPRTDTFARVAASFYGHLQDVYGEASLFKMDLLHEGGTAGDVPVPDAAQGVERALQKARPGATWVILGWQENPLPELLDAIDRSKMLIVDGVSDRYSSVTNRERDWGGTPYCFGTIPNFGGRTTIGARAHLWNDKFFAWRDKADSALVGTAFMPEATDRDPAAFELFSELAWTPKKIDRAAWFSSYADFRYGGRDEGARKAWRALHDTAYQQRAVERSDPHDSLFCARPDLAADRAAEYAPRTLTYDPGRFDAALAGLLGVASGLRRSPAYRYDVVDVARQALAHRSRQYLPQLRAAYRRGDLATFRALSTLWLRLMRLSDEVTGTNSAFLLGPWVNDARAMATNDAERAEFERTAKVLITVWGGRATSDTGNLHEYGNREWNGLMADFYVPRWQKWLDTLEDALATGTAPAAVDWFAFEEPWTRERKDYPARPVGDAHRAAVRVRDVLARAPYQGSLTVTADPPVLPPGGRARLSAVFRNVNGLRATGRVDFALGGFAGTAEPEGSTSLPSVPAAGSGTVRWRADPPDAPLDRPLRPLPYTVTVKYGPRGEGRVEGRFDGTLFEAGTLASGWRTYTNNGAVFGQLGDRFGIDGGGADLWRGTSEFGTVYRAGALRDGTAVTLRVDSQAATGNWARAGIVVRNSLGTAGSAGFLNLAVTPGNGVVLSYDSTGDGTLDTYRRITGVKAPVVLRLRRTGVGAYTGECSTDEGATWRVVASVGVPGGLAGGQDVGLFMSATNGGSGARGLVEFSGWSLD